A window of Pyrus communis chromosome 3, drPyrComm1.1, whole genome shotgun sequence genomic DNA:
GTCTCAAACCCTAAAACATATAGAAACTCAATTTGTGGACAATAAAAATGAATACAAGCATTGTGACACTAATTATTTGGGCAGGAGTTTCTTCACAAAGCAGCGGAACACTTTCAAGTGAAgttttaaaatataatgaatTAGTATCTTTAAAATTCATTGTATTTGTCAGTGTTTCTTACCCGCTTTCCACTATTGTCAGCAGCAATATCAACAGCCTTTGACGACTCCTTATTGATGGCAGACTTATGCACCCTATCATCCCCTCCCAAAATATTTCTACTTTCCCATTTTTTGTGAGTGACGGCCAGATGCAAAGGAGTGTTTCCATCTTCATCTGCTTCATTTATAAGTCTTTCAAGCTTAGGTGTCTTCAATACGTACTTAATTACATTTGTTTGTCCACCCAAAACTGCGGAATGAAGAAACGTTTGGCCTTTGGCATTAAGCAAATCACAAGTATCAGGCCGACATCGAATCAAATCATCCATTATTTTTGGGTGGCCTGCATAGGCTGCGACATGGAGTGCTGACATTCCTGATTTGTCCAAGATGTAACAAGCAGAGCTATCACATTGCGTCAACACTTGAACTGCTTCAAGGTTCCCTTTAAATGCTGCATAGTGTAAGGGAGTCCACCCAAGTGCGTCAACTTCTTTGATTATATCAGGATTTTTGGATACCATAAGCGCCACAGTGCCTTGCATGTTTATATACAGAAGTTAGATCACTTAAGCTAGCTAGGGATGATGAGAATATTAGAAGGGAAATGATTTCCGCGCACCATTTTATTTACACCTCTATTTAGTTCTGTCACTCAATTCTGTTTTGATTTTTCAAAGGGCCAAAAATAAACAGGGTGTGCATGGGGAGAAAACGTTGTGTGAGGAAATCACTTCCGTGTATTAATCTCTCTTCTAAAAAAGGTTGGCTGTTGCATAAATATATGACAGTAAGAGATACCAGATGCTAACTATGATTCATGTATAATTATAAATTACAATTAGTTACCGTTTGCTTCTTCGCCTGTGTGAGTAACCGCTGCATGTAAAGCTGTCACGCCGTTGATCCCTTGAAAGGAAGGGGATACTGGACAATTAAGGATAGAACCAGCTATGAGTTGAAAGCCATGGGAAACAGCTAAGAACAAGGGCGACTCATTTGTGCTATTAGTAAAACAACACAATTGAGGGTCAGCTTCAATTAAGAGGTTTGCCACTCCATCGTGTCCATATCGAGCAGCAGCATGCAATGCCGTATCCTTGTCAAAATTAGTCATTCGGAGTAGCATTTTATGAGCTTCACCGTCAGCTGGGCCGCTCTCCTGATCAGCTCCTTGAAAGTGCAGCGTTTTGGCGTGATTAATGAGGAACTGAACTACTTCAGGGCATCCTACTCTGGCAGCAATGTGCAGGGGAGTTTCACCTT
This region includes:
- the LOC137728416 gene encoding ankyrin repeat-containing protein At5g02620-like, with the protein product MDPSFYEAARLGRTGFFRRTRGNAEQSIDLLHQKTPKDNNVLHIAAEYKQIKLFEGIDSQSPLFWATNKKGETPLHIAARVGCPEVVQFLINHAKTLHFQGADQESGPADGEAHKMLLRMTNFDKDTALHAAARYGHDGVANLLIEADPQLCCFTNSTNESPLFLAVSHGFQLIAGSILNCPVSPSFQGINGVTALHAAVTHTGEEANGTVALMVSKNPDIIKEVDALGWTPLHYAAFKGNLEAVQVLTQCDSSACYILDKSGMSALHVAAYAGHPKIMDDLIRCRPDTCDLLNAKGQTFLHSAVLGGQTNVIKYVLKTPKLERLINEADEDGNTPLHLAVTHKKWESRNILGGDDRVHKSAINKESSKAVDIAADNSGKRGLRPVFPYVLGRSVGVPFFQQQISREFKKMESAPVKDTSNTQPIITDNSQKLPEIYTDRVMNRTNTDLIVAVLIATVTFAAALTLPGGYKSDGAAVLQENRFFQMFMVFNCFSFYSSTFVVLATFFASFSSSYIKEDITGVLLPMSIGGMMAAFASGTYAFLAKGSTQSLAVIIVTPIAMFFGSIVIIRLKPLSTLTRRQKKISWLRRASI